One Heptranchias perlo isolate sHepPer1 unplaced genomic scaffold, sHepPer1.hap1 HAP1_SCAFFOLD_56, whole genome shotgun sequence DNA segment encodes these proteins:
- the LOC137315787 gene encoding zinc finger protein 551-like encodes MGFTQSSTLLRHQRIHTGERPFTCAECGKGFAHSADRLRHQRVHTGERPFTCSVCGKGFTCSSSLNEHQLVHSDQRPLKCSDFEKRFKSRNALLRHQRTHTGERPFTCSACGKGFTRSSALLIHQRVHTGERPFTCAECGKGFTQSSALLIHQRVHIGERPFTCSECGKGFTQSSALLIHQRVHTGERPFTCSVCGKGFTCSSSLIEHQPVHTDKRPFKCSDCGKSFKSTNGLLTHKRTHNGERPFTCSECGKGFIKSYNLLIHQRVHTGERPFTCSVCGKGFTQSSNLQSHQRVHMLPQELDSAVNHIQD; translated from the coding sequence atgggattcactcagtcatccaccctgctgagacaccagcgaattcacaccggggagaggccgttcacctgcgcagagtgtgggaagggattcgctcattcagCCGACCGGCTGaggcaccagcgagttcacactggggagagaccgttcacctgctccgtgtgtgggaaaggattcacttgttcatccagtctcaatgaacaccaacttgttcacagtgATCAGAGACCTTTAAAATGTTCTGACtttgagaagaggtttaaaagcaggaatgctctcctgagacaccaacgtactcacactggggagaggccgttcacctgctccgcatgtgggaaaggattcactcggtcatccgccctgctgattcaccagcgagttcacactggggagagaccgttcacctgcgcagagtgtgggaagggattcactcagtcatccgccctgctgattcaccagcgagttcacattggggagaggccgttcacctgctcagagtgtgggaagggattcactcagtcatccgccctgctgattcaccagcgagttcacacgggggagagaccgttcacctgctctgtgtgtgggaagggattcacttgttcatccagtctcattgaacaccaacctgttcacactgataagagaccttttaaatgttctgactgtgggaagagctttaaaagcacaaacggACTGCTGACACACAAACGCACTCAcaatggggagagaccgttcacctgctcagagtgtgggaagggattcattaaGTCATACaacctgctgattcaccagcgagttcacactggggagagaccgttcacctgctctgtttgtgggaagggattcactcagtcatccaacctgcagtcacaccagcgagttcacatgttaccacaggagttggattctgctgttaatcacatccaggactga